Genomic window (Bosea vaviloviae):
ATCTCCGAGAGATAGGCCGCCTCATAGACCACCAGCGCGATGACGAGCGTCTCGACCCCGCCGACCGCGCGTCCGATCACCAGCGGCGAGACGAAATAGGTCCAGAAGATGAACATGATCAGCGGCAGGCCGCGCACCGTGTGCACGATCGCGGTGGCCGGCAGGCGCAGCCAGCGATAGGGGCTGAGCCGGGCGAGCGCCAGTGCGATGGCGAAGGGAAAGCACAGGGCGAGCGCCGTTGCCGCCATGAACAGCGTCATGGTCAGGCCGCCGATTGGCCCGTGCGGATACTGGCCGACGAGGAAGAGCAGCCAGTTGTTCTCGAGGATCTCCAGCATCAGCGCGTCTCAAGCTTGAGGCGGCGATCCGAATAGGAACCCAGCGCCATGATGCCGAAGGAGATCGCCAGATAGATCGCGGTGGCGACCGCGAAGGCCTCGAAGGTCTTGAAGGTGTAGCTCTCGACCTCACGCGTGCGATAGGTCAGTTCGCCTACGCCGATCGCCATGGCGAGGCTGGTGTTCTTGAACAGCAGCAGGGTCTGGTTGATCAAGGGCGGGATCGCGATCCGCATCGCCTGCGGCAGCACGACATAGCCCATCGCGCCGAGATAACCGAAGCCGATCGAGCGCGCCGCCTCGTATTGCGCCTTGGGGATCGAGCGGATGCCGCTGCGGATGTCCTCGGCGATATAGGCTGCCGAGGCGAGCCCGAGTGCGATCGCCGCCAGCAGGAACTCGCCGTGATGGGCGTTGATCCATTGCCGGGCCGGGCGCGGCAGCAGTGAGGGGACGCCGAAATACCAGATGAGGATCTGCACCAGCAGCGGCACGTTGCGGTGATACTCGACATAGAGCGCAACGAACCAGCCGAGCGGCGGCAGCGGGATCATCCTGATCAGGGTGAGGATGATCCCCATCGCCATGGCAAGGCACCAGGCGACGCAGGTCAAGGCGAGCGTGGTCGCGACGCCGATCACGAACCAGTCGAGATACTGGCCGCTGAGCACGCCACGCAGGTCGAAAACATATCCCATCGCGCGCCGCCCCCGGCAGCCGGGCCTTAAGCCCCTTTGGAAATTTGAGCCCTCATCCAGAGGAGCCGCGTAAGCGGCGTCTCGAAGGATGCTCCAGATGGTTCGGGAGCCTCCTGGAGCATCCTTCGAGACGCCATTCCCAAGGGAATGGCTCCTCAGGATGAGGGCTCAGGAGGCTTCCAAACAGTCCCTTAGGCCCTCAGCCCTTGATCTCTTCGATCGGGAAATCGCGCTTGATGTCGAAGGCGGTGCCGGCGCCCAGCCATTTCGAGAAGACCGCGTCGATCTCGCCGGAGCTGGCGAGCTTCGTCAGGACGCCGTTGACCTGGTCCTTGAAGGCGGTTTCGCCACGACGCAGGCCCAGACCCCAGGGTTCGACGAAGAGCGACTTCTCGATCACCACCATCGGCGTCTTGGCCTGGCTCTGCTGGCGCAGCTTCACCAGGATCAATTCGGAGGCGCAGAAGGCGTCGACCTTATCCTGAATCAAAGCAAGATAGGCCGAGGAGGTGTCCTGGAAGGTCACCGTCTCCGCCGTCGGGATCAGGCGGCGCACGCCCTGTTCCGAAGAAGAGCCCTTGATCGCGGTGATCTTCTTGCCGGCGAGTTTTTCGATCGTGGTGATGCCCGATTCCTTGGTGACCATCAGCTTCTGCTGGCTGACGAAATAGGAATAGGAGAAGTCGATCTGCTGGGCGCGCTCGGGCGTATAGCCGAGATTGGCGGCGAGAATGTCGACGCGGCCCTGCGTCAGCTCGGGAATGCGGGCCTCCACCGCGATCGGCTTCAGTTCGAGCGTCACGCCGAGCGAATCCGCGACCTTCTGGCAGATATCGACATCGTAGCCGACGATCTGGCGGGTTTGCGGGTGCTGGAAGGAGAAGGGCTCCGCCGTGCCGAGCGTGCCGCAGATCAGCTTTCCGCGCGCCTTGATGTCGGCGAGCTGGTCGGCCTTGGCCTCGGTCGTGGCGATGCCGGCGGCAAGGGCGGCAAGGGCGGCAAGGCCCGGGATCGAAATCAGCTTCATGGTCTAGTCCCCTGTTTTTATGATCGTTGCAATGCGTCGCTGGCGCGCTTCATCCGCGCGCAGGCCTCCTCGATCGCGTCGAGAGATGTCGCGATCGACAGGCGCAGATAGGGCGAAAGCCCATAGGCCGAACCGTCAAGCATGGCGACGCCGGCCTCCTCCAGGAAATAAAGCGCGACATCGAGATCGCTCTTCAGTTCATGGCCCTCAGCCGTCCTCCTGCCGATCAGCCCGGCGCAGGACGGGTAGACATAGAAGGCGCCGTCGGGCGTGAGGCAGGTGATGCCGTCGATCGCGTTGAGCAGCGCGACCGCCCGGTCGCGGCGAGCCCGATAGGCGAGGCGGGCTTCACCGACGAAGCTCTGGTCGCCTTCGAGCGCGGCTGCAGCCGCTGCCATGCTCGGGGCGGCCGCCGCCGAGGTGGTCTGCGACTGGATGACGTTCATCGCCGTCACCAGCGGTTTCGGGCCAGCGCCATAGCCGATGCGGAAGCCGGTCATGGCGTAGGTCTTGGAGACGCCGTTGACCAGGAGCGTGCGCTCGCGCAGCCCGGGCGCGATCGCCACGGGGCAGACCGGCTCGCCGCCATCGAAGCGGATATGCTCGTAGATGTCGTCGGTCATCAGCGCCACATGGGGATGGCGCAGCAGCACCTCGGTCAGCGCCGTCATCTCGTTGGCCGAGTAGAAGGCGCCTGTCGGGTTCGAGGGCGTATTCAGCAGGAGCCAGCGCGTCTTCGGCGTGATCGCGGCCTCAAATGCCTCCGGCGTCAGCTTGAAACCGGAGTTTTCCCCGCAGGCCACGATCACCGGCGTGCCGTCGCAGGCCAGCACCATGTCGGGATAGGACACCCAATAGGGCGCGGGCACGATGACCTCGTCGCCTTCGCCCAGTGTCGCTGCGAGCGCGTTGAAGATGATCTGCTTGGCGCCGCTGCCGACGACGATCTGGTCGAGGGGGTAGCTTACGCCGTTCTCGCGCTCGAACTTCGCGGCGATCGCCTTGCGCAGTCGCAGCGTGCCGTTGACCGGGGAGTAGCGGGTCTCTCCGGCCGCCATCGCGGCAGTCGCCGCCTGCTGGATGTGGAGAGGCGTGTCGAAATCGGGCTCGCCGGTGGTGAGGTCGATGATGTCGCGGCCCTGCGCCCGCAACTCTTGCGCGCGCATGCGCGCGACCATGCTCGGCGAAGGCTTGATGCGCTGGACGCGCGCCGAGAGCGGGATGGCGGTCACGCTCATGACGCGGCCTTTTCGACGATCCCGGTATAGGGCTTGTCGAGGCGGCCCTCGGCGATGTCGGTGAGCGCGCCGGCTTCGCGCGCCTCCTGCTGGCGCACCAGCGCCAGCAATTCCTCGGCATCAGTGCGGTCGAAGGTCACGATGCCGTCGGCGTCGCCGACCACGACATCGCCCGGCATCACCACCATGCCGTCGATTGCGACCGGCACGTTGATCTCGCCGGGCCCGGTCTTGTAGGGGCCGCGATGAGTGACGCTGCGCGCATAGCAGGGAAAATCGGCCTCGACGAAAGCCGCGACATCGCGGATCGCGCCGTCGATGACGAAGCCGGCGACGCCCATCGCCTTGGCGCGGCTCATCATGATCTCGCCGACCAGCGCCTGGATCTCGTCGCCGCCGCCATCGACGACCAGAACGTCGCCGGGACGCAGCAATTCGTAGGCCTTGTGCAGGGTCTGGTTGTCGCCGGGGCGCGTCTTTACCGTCACCGCGGTGCCGACCAGATGGCCCGAGCGGTGATAGGGCTTGAGGCTCTTCGTGCCGTGCAGCCGGTTCATATTGTCGGAAATGACCGCGACGGCGGCGCCGCGAAAGGCGTCGAGAATGGCAGCCGGAACGGCAGGGGCGCTCGGGTTGGTGCGGTGGCCGATCAGCGGCATGGTTTTGAACCTGCGTCAGACAAATGGTTTCGACGACAACCAATATGTGACGTCGCAATAATGACAGAAAGCGAATATTATTCGCGGAAGCGATCGCTTTTCTTCATTAAGAGGAGCCGCCAATCGCGCGATTGCGAGGTCCCCATGCCAGCCAGCCTGAAGCAGCTCGAGGCTTTCTATTGGACTGCGACGCTGGGCGGCTTCACCGAAGCGGCTCAACGCCTCAACCTGGCTCAGTCCACGATCTCGAAACGGATCCTGGAGCTCGAAGCCGTCACCAGCGGGCCGCTGTTCGATCGCGCCAGCCACGCCTTGCGCTTGACCCGGGCGGGGGAGGCGAGTCTGCCGATCGCGGCTGAGATGCTGGCGCTGGAGCTGCGCTTCCGCGAGGCGGCCGGCGGCCCGGCGAGCTTCTCTGGCCCCTTCCGCTTCGGCGCCACCGAGCTCGTCGCGCTGACCTGGTTGCCGAAGCTCGTCGTCGCGATGAAGCGCGATTATCCAAACCTCATCCCAGTGCCGGAGGTGGCGGCGAGCGTCGACCTGTTCGGCAAGCTGGTGACGAACGAACTCGACCTCGTGATCGGGCTCGATCCGCCGCAGACGCCCGAACTCACCGCGGCGCCGCTGCAGGCGGTTCAGCTCGAATGGGTCTCGGCGCCGGGCTTCGGTCCGGCCGAGGACTGCATCCCGCTGGGCGAGATGGCGAAGTATCCTATCCTGAGCCAGACGCAGGGCTCCGGCCTGCAGCGGCTGGTGCTCGACTGGGCGCTGGCGAACGGCCTGCAGATCAACCGTGTCGTCCAGTGCAACAGCCTGAACGTGCTCGCCGGACTCGCGGCCTCGGGGCTGGGCGTCACCTTCCTGACCGCGAGCTATTTCGCGCCCGAGATCAGGAGCGGTCTTTTGCGCGTGATCAGGACGGAGCCTGCAATTCCCCCGATCCGCTATTTCGCCGTGCACCGCGCCCGGGACCTGTCGCCGCTCGCGGCCCGGGTGGCCGCCATCGCGCAGCAATGCTGCGATTTCTCGGCGCGCAGCCTGCCGGAGCGAGAAAGCGCCTCAGTGGCCTGAGCTTGATCGGGGCGGGCGGTCCTGAACCGGCCCGCTCCGGCAAATCCATTAGAGCCGGATGCGAAAACCGGCTCCCAGCTTTTCGCATCCGGCTCTAGGCGATCGCCACGCTTTTCACGGTCACGGACGGGACGCTGAGCTGTTGTCTGACATCCGCCAACTGTTCCATAGTCAGCTCGGGAGGCCGCCCGAGACGCACGCCGCGCCATCTTGCCGAGGCGAGAGTACAACGAGCTACGACCGCATGCCGCGATCGGAAACAGGGTTCAAGAAAATAATGAAGACCAAAAATGCAATGACAAGTTGGCTGTAAGGCGTAATTTGTCAATAATTGGGCTCATCGAGGGTTTTTTCTCGGACCTTGAATCAGTAGTTTTACGCGCATGGCGGAGATTTTGGCGAGTGCCGTACATAAGACGCGTGGGTATTTCGATCACCGCAGCGGCGGTATTACTTTTCTCTTCCCAAGGCGCTTCTTATAGCCAAGGGAATTTATCAGTGATTCAAATTGGTGATTTAATTTTCGAGATTCCTATTAAGGTGGACTTATCCCCTTCAAGAACTTCACAAACGGTGAAATTTGATTACAACGCCGTAGTGAGAACGGACGTACCCAAAGCAAGACAGGTCGATGCGGTATTCATCAAACTTGAGAATATTTTACCTGAATTTATTCCCGGCGTGACCTTTTCGATAAGGGCGGATAGTCAAGCAGTTATTCTAGATAATTTTTGTAGAAGCAGAAATCGAATCGGAGAAGCACCAAATACCGAGAATTTGGTCCGTGTAGATGGCGATTTTTACGTATTTCACGAGAAGCTCGTAGCTGGCGAAGTTTACATGAGTTCAGGTAAGATTTTTGCTTTTGGTGCCCCGGCAACTGCTTGGCGTAGGTTGGGGAAATCCGTTCGGCGGGTTGGGGTGGAGGAAGAAAAATTTTACTTCAAGGTGGCGCTCGCAGAAAATGTTTCCGTTTCTTTAAATATTGGAACAGAGGTTGTTCCGAGAGATAAGCTAACGAAGATGTTATTTGATCTTCAGATCAAGTTAAAATCTTGGGTAAGTTACCCTAGCAAAGCACACTTTCGATGGTATCACGAAAGAGCTGGATGCTAATTCGGTATACCAAACGCTGAGGTGGAGCGGTGGCAGAGTTTATTTTTTAGTGTAGCCCAGATCGATGAAATACAGCGGCTATTTGATCTGGCGGACTACCCGGCCTGCCGGAGCGTGAAAGCGCCTCAGCGGCCTGAGCCTGACCGGGGCGGTCCTGCCGGCCCGCCCCGGCAAACCCATCAGGCAACCGCGCGCGCGTCCTCAGGAGCCACGCGCGGCAGGTCCGTGAAGCGCGCCACGACATCCTCATAGGCGCGGTAGATATCGGCTGCGCCTTGTCCGCTCTCCGAGGGCGGGTTCTTGATGACGTGGAAGATCTGGTGCTTGACGAAATAGCGCCAGGTCACCGGCACTTCTGCGAGGATGCGCGTGAGCGCCGCATAGCGCCCCCGCGTCCAGATCGTCTCAAAAGCGATCCGGCCCGGCCCGTAGCCGAACTCCGCGCTGTCGGCTTCTCCCGCCATTTGCGCGCGGAGCGTGACGGTGGCGGTGTCATCGAGCGCGAAGTCCGGGCCGATGACGACGCCGTAGTCGAGGCGCGCCCGCTCCACCGAGACCAGCCCGCGCTTCACATCGGTCAGGACATCGGCCACCGGGCGCTCCAGCGGCGAGCCGTAGCCGCCGGCGCCCGGCCCCTGGATCAGGATGATGTCGCCGGGATCGCAAGGGACGATGTCCTGCGAGCCGAGATCGACCGCCTTCGGCGTGCCGGGGTTCTTGATGAAGCGCGAGACGGCGCCTGAACGCCCGCCGACCAGCCCCCAGGCCGAGAAGACCGAGCGGTCGCGGTTGCGCGCGGTCACCAGGGATTGCGGTGCGTCGAGCTGGAACTCCATCTCCAGCCCGGTGCCGCCACGGCGCCGGCCGGGGCCGCCGGAATCCGGCACCAGCCCGTAGCGGCGGATCTTGATCGGGATTTCCGCCTCGCTGATCTCGACGGGCGTGTTCTTCAGGAAGGAGAGGTTGGCGCCGCTGCCTTCGGCCCCGTCCCCAAAGGCGCTGCCGCCGGCGCCGCCGCCGACCGGGCCGATCGAGGCCATGATCGGCTGGCCGGATCTGGTGCTGGTCTTGACGTTCATGATGCTGACGGCGCTGCCCGGCGAGGCCGGCAGCCGCTCCGGCACGGCGCGGCAGAAGGCGCCGATGGTGACCGTCTGCGCCAGGTTGCAGAGCAGGCTGCGCATGCCGACGGCCGCCGGCTTGACCGCGTTTACCACCGTGCCCTCGGGCAGGACGGCCCGGGTCGGGCGCATCAGCCCGGCATTCAGCATCATCGTCGGGTCGAGGCAGTAGAGCGCATAGACCGTTCCGACCGTCACCAGCGAATGGCGCTCCTGGCCGCCTGTCGGCATGTTGAGCGAGGAGGCGAGCTGGGGATCGCTGCCGGTGAAATCGACGGTCAGCGTATCGCCATGGACCTTGAGCGTCACCGCGACGCGCACGGGATAGCCGCCCGTCTGGTCCTCATCGGCATAGTCGGCGAAGAAATACTCGCCATCGGGAATCTGCGCGATCACGGCGCGCGCCTGGCTCTCGGCATAGTCGAGCAACTGCTCGAGCCCGGTGACGAAGTCCTCCTTGCCGAAGCGGTCGAGGATCTCGTGGATCTTGCGCTCGCCGACATTGATGCAGGCGATCTGGGCGTTGAGATCGCCCCAGTTCTGCTCGGGCAGGCGCACGTTGTGGGCGATGATGGCGAGCAGATCTTGGTTCAGCACGCCGGCGCGCATCAGGCGCATCGGCGGAATCCGCAGACCCTCCTGCTGGATCTCGGTCAAGGTGCGCGAGAGCGTCGCCGGTACGGCGCCGCCGACATCGGTGTTGTGGATGTGGTTGCCGACAAAGGCGACGATCTCGCCGTCGCGGAAGACCGGCTTCCACATGTGGAGGTCGGGCGTATGCGTCGCGACATTGCCGGTATAGGGGTCGCTGGTGACGTAGATATCGCCCTCTTCATAGTCGAAGAGCGAGATCACGCCGCCATAGTCCAGGCCGGTGTACCAGGTCGCCCCAAAAGTCTTGGGCGAGGCGACGGTCAGCCCGTCCCGGGTCAGGACCTGGCAGGAAAAATCCTCCGTCTCCTTCACGAAGGTCGAATAGGCGGTGCGCATCAGCGTCCAGCCCATGCTCTCGGCGGCAGCCGCGCAGTAATTGGCGAGAACCTGCAGCGTGGTGTTGTCGAGCTTCACGATGCGATCTCCGAAACGATGCGAAGGTTGGCGTATTCATCGACGCGCACAGTCAGGCCGGGCGGCACGATCGTGGTGCAGTCGTCCTGGGTTATGACGGCGGGACCGGCGAAGCGCTGGCCGGGCTTGAGATCGTTGCGGTTGAACACCGCGATCGAGCGATAGGCGCCGTCGAGCCAGGCCTCGGCATGGCCGAGCGGCGTCGCCGGTTCGGAGACGGCCTCAACGCGGCGGAACTCGGGCTTGGTGGTCTTGCCTGAGATCACGAGGCGCAGCGAGATCACCTGGACGGCGGCCGTGGGATCGGCATGGCCATAGACGCGCTCATGTTCGGCATGGAAGG
Coding sequences:
- a CDS encoding hydantoinase B/oxoprolinase family protein yields the protein MKLDNTTLQVLANYCAAAAESMGWTLMRTAYSTFVKETEDFSCQVLTRDGLTVASPKTFGATWYTGLDYGGVISLFDYEEGDIYVTSDPYTGNVATHTPDLHMWKPVFRDGEIVAFVGNHIHNTDVGGAVPATLSRTLTEIQQEGLRIPPMRLMRAGVLNQDLLAIIAHNVRLPEQNWGDLNAQIACINVGERKIHEILDRFGKEDFVTGLEQLLDYAESQARAVIAQIPDGEYFFADYADEDQTGGYPVRVAVTLKVHGDTLTVDFTGSDPQLASSLNMPTGGQERHSLVTVGTVYALYCLDPTMMLNAGLMRPTRAVLPEGTVVNAVKPAAVGMRSLLCNLAQTVTIGAFCRAVPERLPASPGSAVSIMNVKTSTRSGQPIMASIGPVGGGAGGSAFGDGAEGSGANLSFLKNTPVEISEAEIPIKIRRYGLVPDSGGPGRRRGGTGLEMEFQLDAPQSLVTARNRDRSVFSAWGLVGGRSGAVSRFIKNPGTPKAVDLGSQDIVPCDPGDIILIQGPGAGGYGSPLERPVADVLTDVKRGLVSVERARLDYGVVIGPDFALDDTATVTLRAQMAGEADSAEFGYGPGRIAFETIWTRGRYAALTRILAEVPVTWRYFVKHQIFHVIKNPPSESGQGAADIYRAYEDVVARFTDLPRVAPEDARAVA
- a CDS encoding LysR family transcriptional regulator yields the protein MPASLKQLEAFYWTATLGGFTEAAQRLNLAQSTISKRILELEAVTSGPLFDRASHALRLTRAGEASLPIAAEMLALELRFREAAGGPASFSGPFRFGATELVALTWLPKLVVAMKRDYPNLIPVPEVAASVDLFGKLVTNELDLVIGLDPPQTPELTAAPLQAVQLEWVSAPGFGPAEDCIPLGEMAKYPILSQTQGSGLQRLVLDWALANGLQINRVVQCNSLNVLAGLAASGLGVTFLTASYFAPEIRSGLLRVIRTEPAIPPIRYFAVHRARDLSPLAARVAAIAQQCCDFSARSLPERESASVA
- a CDS encoding aspartate transaminase, with product MSVTAIPLSARVQRIKPSPSMVARMRAQELRAQGRDIIDLTTGEPDFDTPLHIQQAATAAMAAGETRYSPVNGTLRLRKAIAAKFERENGVSYPLDQIVVGSGAKQIIFNALAATLGEGDEVIVPAPYWVSYPDMVLACDGTPVIVACGENSGFKLTPEAFEAAITPKTRWLLLNTPSNPTGAFYSANEMTALTEVLLRHPHVALMTDDIYEHIRFDGGEPVCPVAIAPGLRERTLLVNGVSKTYAMTGFRIGYGAGPKPLVTAMNVIQSQTTSAAAAPSMAAAAAALEGDQSFVGEARLAYRARRDRAVALLNAIDGITCLTPDGAFYVYPSCAGLIGRRTAEGHELKSDLDVALYFLEEAGVAMLDGSAYGLSPYLRLSIATSLDAIEEACARMKRASDALQRS
- a CDS encoding RraA family protein — protein: MPLIGHRTNPSAPAVPAAILDAFRGAAVAVISDNMNRLHGTKSLKPYHRSGHLVGTAVTVKTRPGDNQTLHKAYELLRPGDVLVVDGGGDEIQALVGEIMMSRAKAMGVAGFVIDGAIRDVAAFVEADFPCYARSVTHRGPYKTGPGEINVPVAIDGMVVMPGDVVVGDADGIVTFDRTDAEELLALVRQQEAREAGALTDIAEGRLDKPYTGIVEKAAS
- a CDS encoding amino acid ABC transporter permease, whose protein sequence is MGYVFDLRGVLSGQYLDWFVIGVATTLALTCVAWCLAMAMGIILTLIRMIPLPPLGWFVALYVEYHRNVPLLVQILIWYFGVPSLLPRPARQWINAHHGEFLLAAIALGLASAAYIAEDIRSGIRSIPKAQYEAARSIGFGYLGAMGYVVLPQAMRIAIPPLINQTLLLFKNTSLAMAIGVGELTYRTREVESYTFKTFEAFAVATAIYLAISFGIMALGSYSDRRLKLETR
- a CDS encoding ABC transporter substrate-binding protein, whose protein sequence is MKLISIPGLAALAALAAGIATTEAKADQLADIKARGKLICGTLGTAEPFSFQHPQTRQIVGYDVDICQKVADSLGVTLELKPIAVEARIPELTQGRVDILAANLGYTPERAQQIDFSYSYFVSQQKLMVTKESGITTIEKLAGKKITAIKGSSSEQGVRRLIPTAETVTFQDTSSAYLALIQDKVDAFCASELILVKLRQQSQAKTPMVVIEKSLFVEPWGLGLRRGETAFKDQVNGVLTKLASSGEIDAVFSKWLGAGTAFDIKRDFPIEEIKG